The proteins below come from a single Spirochaetia bacterium 38H-sp genomic window:
- a CDS encoding DUF188 domain-containing protein, translating into MAELCIYLDADSLPEKIRNIVFRACVKRRIPACVVSNRNLKLPKDAMIKPVKVGMEKEAADNYIIDCARVGNLVITRDIPLAAKLVEKGVVVINDRGGEFTEDNIRERLSIRNTFKELRELGIVEDIRTKTFSDKDVHAFAATFDKVLTRLEKEYKKQ; encoded by the coding sequence ATGGCAGAGCTTTGCATATATCTTGATGCCGACTCTCTTCCTGAGAAAATTCGTAATATAGTCTTTCGTGCCTGTGTCAAAAGAAGAATCCCCGCCTGTGTTGTAAGCAACAGAAACCTAAAGCTGCCCAAGGACGCCATGATAAAGCCTGTAAAAGTCGGCATGGAAAAAGAAGCGGCAGATAACTATATAATCGACTGTGCAAGAGTAGGCAACCTAGTCATAACCCGCGACATCCCGCTTGCGGCAAAGCTGGTAGAAAAAGGTGTGGTAGTCATCAACGACAGGGGTGGTGAGTTTACAGAAGACAACATCCGTGAGAGGCTTTCCATTAGAAACACTTTCAAAGAACTCAGAGAGCTGGGAATAGTGGAAGATATAAGGACAAAAACTTTTTCGGATAAAGATGTGCACGCATTTGCTGCGACATTTGACAAAGTTCTTACCAGATTGGAAAAAGAATATAAAAAACAATAG
- the manA gene encoding mannose-6-phosphate isomerase, class I, giving the protein MLVPGVYLLENSVQNYAWGSKSAFSEFLAMDNPDDMPMAELWMGAHPKSPSFVIVGDNRFSLLDVIASEPEGWLGECCASRFGSLPFLFKVLGIASPLSIQAHPDKRQAEAGFARENEIGIPLDAANRNYKDDNHKPEVICALTPFWALRGFREPSDIIARFRHPAFEPFSAYVDRLEVDKSPRGLAAFFEGIMSCEPEVKEKVVSMAFSAFRDNPEPEYRWLERLFMLYPGDIGVLAPLYLNLVKLAPGEAMFLPAGVLHAYLEGVGVELMANSDNVLRGGCTPKHVDVKELMRVLRFESSSCVEILRPQVTDSKKWGYSLPTDEFSLTFIEEGSREHKNSSIEILILIGERASIEWQGGVLELTRGQSAVIAGSVGQSRISVEGGRLYCASVPCKD; this is encoded by the coding sequence ATGCTTGTACCTGGTGTTTATTTGCTTGAGAATTCTGTTCAGAATTATGCATGGGGGTCTAAGTCTGCTTTTTCTGAGTTTCTTGCTATGGATAATCCTGATGACATGCCTATGGCCGAGTTGTGGATGGGGGCTCATCCCAAGTCTCCTTCTTTTGTGATTGTGGGTGATAACAGGTTCTCTTTGTTGGATGTTATTGCATCCGAGCCTGAGGGTTGGCTCGGTGAGTGCTGCGCCTCTCGTTTTGGTTCTTTGCCTTTTCTTTTTAAGGTGCTGGGTATTGCATCGCCGCTTTCCATACAGGCTCATCCGGATAAGAGGCAGGCTGAGGCAGGGTTTGCTCGTGAGAATGAGATTGGTATTCCTCTTGATGCAGCCAATCGTAATTATAAGGATGATAATCATAAGCCTGAGGTCATATGTGCACTTACACCTTTTTGGGCTTTGCGTGGTTTTAGAGAGCCTTCCGATATTATCGCTCGTTTCAGACATCCTGCTTTTGAGCCTTTTTCTGCTTATGTAGACAGGCTTGAGGTTGATAAATCTCCAAGGGGGTTGGCTGCCTTTTTTGAGGGGATTATGAGCTGTGAGCCTGAGGTCAAGGAGAAGGTTGTTTCTATGGCTTTTTCTGCTTTTAGGGATAATCCCGAGCCGGAGTACAGGTGGCTTGAGCGTTTGTTTATGCTCTATCCAGGTGATATCGGTGTTCTTGCTCCGCTTTATCTCAATCTTGTAAAGCTTGCTCCAGGTGAGGCGATGTTTCTGCCTGCAGGTGTGCTGCATGCTTATCTGGAAGGTGTTGGTGTTGAGCTTATGGCCAATTCCGATAATGTGCTCAGAGGAGGCTGCACCCCTAAGCATGTGGATGTAAAGGAGCTTATGAGAGTTCTCAGATTTGAAAGCTCTTCCTGTGTGGAGATTCTACGTCCGCAGGTTACGGATAGCAAAAAATGGGGTTATTCCTTGCCTACGGATGAGTTTTCCCTGACTTTTATAGAAGAGGGGAGCAGGGAGCACAAGAATAGTTCCATAGAAATCCTTATTCTGATAGGCGAGAGGGCAAGTATAGAGTGGCAGGGAGGTGTCCTTGAGCTTACACGTGGACAGTCTGCTGTTATAGCCGGCAGTGTTGGGCAGTCTCGCATAAGTGTAGAAGGCGGAAGGTTGTATTGTGCTTCTGTGCCATGTAAGGACTGA
- a CDS encoding diphosphate--fructose-6-phosphate 1-phosphotransferase produces MQKISALQKARYGYIPKLPPVIQEDLSKIQAQLGEPTEAVADREELKKLFEKTYGKPIATFSRGSNPDASKKRKVGVILSGGPAPGGHNVICGLYDALKKANRESVLIGFKNGPAGILENEYIELNDKIINDYRNTGGFDIIGSGRTKIETPKQFEQAFKTAQEQQLDAVVIIGGDDSNTNAALLAEFFAKKGTNIQVIGIPKTIDGDLKNQYIEASFGFDTATKVYSELIGNIERDAISSHKYWHFIRLMGRSASHIALECALQTQPNICIISEEVRAKNMTLAQIVDQITDSVVKRAEKGYNYGVILVPEGLIEFIPEVGNLIEELNTLLAKEAAEFEKLEDTKAQIDWVSSKLTGRNKDVFVSLPAGIQAQLLMDRDPHGNVQVSRIETEKLLIEMVATKLKKLKAEGKYNGKFSAINHFFGYEARCAFPSNFDADYCYALGFTAFVLIANNLTGYLASVRNLSRPASDWEAGGIPLTMMMNMEKRHGEMKPVIRKALVELDGAPFKTFASQRDEWAVETCYQFPGAIQYYGPDDVCNQPTKTLKLEQETE; encoded by the coding sequence ATGCAAAAGATATCAGCTTTACAAAAAGCACGTTACGGGTATATTCCCAAACTTCCGCCGGTAATACAGGAAGACCTATCCAAGATACAGGCACAGCTTGGAGAACCTACAGAAGCCGTTGCAGACAGAGAAGAGCTCAAAAAACTCTTTGAAAAAACATACGGCAAACCCATTGCAACCTTTAGCAGAGGCAGCAACCCAGATGCAAGCAAAAAACGCAAAGTAGGAGTAATTCTCTCAGGAGGACCTGCACCGGGAGGACACAACGTAATTTGCGGGCTTTACGACGCACTAAAGAAGGCAAACAGAGAATCCGTACTTATTGGCTTTAAAAACGGACCTGCAGGAATCCTCGAGAATGAGTATATAGAGCTCAACGACAAGATAATCAACGACTACAGAAACACAGGCGGATTTGACATCATAGGCTCCGGAAGAACCAAGATAGAAACACCTAAGCAGTTTGAACAGGCCTTTAAGACAGCACAGGAACAGCAACTGGACGCAGTAGTCATAATAGGAGGAGACGACTCTAACACCAATGCAGCACTTCTTGCAGAATTCTTTGCAAAAAAAGGCACAAACATACAGGTAATAGGAATACCAAAGACAATAGACGGAGATCTTAAAAACCAGTACATAGAAGCCTCATTTGGCTTTGACACAGCTACAAAAGTATACTCCGAGCTCATAGGAAACATAGAGCGCGATGCAATCTCCTCTCACAAATACTGGCACTTTATTCGCCTCATGGGTAGATCCGCATCTCATATAGCCCTGGAGTGTGCACTTCAGACACAACCCAACATCTGCATAATATCAGAAGAAGTAAGAGCCAAGAACATGACACTGGCTCAGATAGTAGACCAGATAACAGACTCGGTAGTAAAAAGAGCAGAGAAAGGCTACAACTACGGAGTAATCCTAGTACCGGAAGGACTCATAGAGTTTATACCGGAAGTAGGAAACCTTATAGAAGAGCTTAACACACTCCTTGCAAAAGAAGCAGCGGAATTTGAAAAACTTGAGGACACAAAAGCACAGATAGACTGGGTAAGCAGCAAGCTCACAGGCAGAAACAAAGACGTATTTGTCAGCCTACCTGCAGGTATACAGGCACAGCTCCTTATGGACAGAGACCCCCACGGAAACGTGCAGGTATCAAGAATAGAGACAGAAAAACTGCTAATAGAAATGGTAGCAACAAAACTCAAGAAGCTCAAAGCAGAAGGCAAGTATAATGGTAAATTCAGTGCTATCAACCACTTCTTTGGCTATGAAGCACGCTGTGCATTCCCCAGCAACTTTGACGCTGACTACTGCTATGCACTCGGATTTACTGCTTTTGTTCTCATAGCAAACAACCTCACAGGTTACCTTGCATCAGTAAGGAACCTCTCCCGTCCCGCATCAGATTGGGAAGCAGGTGGAATACCTCTGACTATGATGATGAACATGGAAAAGCGTCACGGTGAGATGAAGCCAGTTATCAGAAAAGCACTCGTGGAGCTTGACGGCGCACCGTTTAAGACATTTGCAAGCCAGAGGGACGAATGGGCAGTGGAAACCTGCTACCAATTCCCAGGCGCAATACAGTACTATGGTCCAGATGATGTTTGCAATCAGCCTACAAAGACACTCAAGCTGGAACAAGAAACAGAATAA